A DNA window from Methanocorpusculum sp. contains the following coding sequences:
- a CDS encoding DUF106 domain-containing protein — MDRATFSKKYSMYIALAVVFGMMMLYGWQEARQVIAGIVNIVIGPFAALGLPFFALVLILATITGFYSSLIQKYTMDYEKMAENQAKTKDFQAKFREAQLSGDEKLIKKMQARQQAMMADQMEMSKNQFKPMAFILVLTVPIFFWLIEHIPTELEMLADPSLSTAIIIPFAGLSTYFEVYLGFFPLWILWYMLCSLVMSQIIRKALNIGGI, encoded by the coding sequence ATGGACAGAGCCACATTCAGCAAGAAATACAGTATGTATATAGCTCTTGCTGTAGTTTTTGGCATGATGATGCTTTACGGCTGGCAGGAAGCCCGTCAGGTTATTGCAGGTATTGTAAATATAGTAATAGGTCCTTTTGCGGCACTCGGTCTGCCGTTCTTTGCCCTGGTTCTGATTCTCGCAACCATCACGGGTTTTTACTCTTCACTGATTCAGAAATACACGATGGATTATGAGAAGATGGCTGAAAATCAGGCAAAGACAAAAGATTTCCAGGCAAAGTTCCGGGAAGCTCAGCTTTCGGGTGACGAAAAACTCATCAAGAAGATGCAGGCCCGTCAGCAGGCCATGATGGCCGATCAGATGGAAATGTCCAAAAATCAGTTCAAACCGATGGCATTCATTCTGGTTTTGACGGTGCCGATTTTCTTCTGGCTGATCGAACATATCCCGACTGAGCTTGAGATGCTTGCAGACCCGAGTCTTTCTACAGCGATCATTATCCCGTTCGCCGGTTTATCCACCTACTTTGAAGTCTACCTCGGCTTCTTCCCGCTGTGGATCCTCTGGTATATGCTTTGTTCATTAGTAATGTCCCAGATCATCAGAAAAGCCCTGAATATCGGGGGAATATAA
- a CDS encoding AI-2E family transporter — MNIPQYARDHFSLILVALIFLAILAVSWNYIFLFILALSVAVVILPLHRKMIRRIPAAFSAGILTTLILAVIIGVCVGIIVVVSSDFEYFMSIFQTIITTITNMLHLTDGSEFSIKIVEEIKSILLTMFPSFALSAAQMIPAVIIDMILFYALVYLSIILGDNVWADFRGIVPESSMENVSLMAKKTKDILFSIYIVHVFIAFLTFFLAYAFFLVLGYGHEIFYSTMCALFALIPVLGPLMVIIFVGIYALCLGDIRGVILIATLGYFLTCVLTDLIIRPKLTGKRVKIRPMLMFVGFFGGAMAMGLLGFVLGPVLLILGITAYEIFIKEARKKKAEELTYEKIQV; from the coding sequence ATGAATATTCCGCAGTATGCAAGGGACCATTTCAGTTTGATACTTGTCGCTCTGATATTTCTTGCAATCCTTGCTGTCTCGTGGAATTATATTTTCCTCTTTATCCTTGCTCTTTCCGTAGCGGTGGTTATTTTGCCGCTGCACAGGAAGATGATTCGACGGATTCCTGCAGCGTTCTCTGCGGGAATCTTAACAACGCTCATTCTTGCGGTAATCATCGGTGTCTGTGTGGGTATTATTGTCGTGGTCAGCTCTGATTTTGAGTATTTCATGTCCATTTTTCAGACCATCATAACCACAATTACTAATATGCTCCATCTGACTGACGGCAGTGAGTTCTCCATAAAAATCGTCGAGGAAATAAAAAGCATACTGCTTACCATGTTTCCAAGCTTTGCCCTGAGCGCAGCACAGATGATTCCGGCAGTCATCATCGATATGATCCTGTTCTATGCTCTGGTTTACCTTTCGATCATTTTGGGGGACAATGTTTGGGCAGATTTCCGTGGGATCGTTCCTGAGAGCTCGATGGAAAATGTTTCTTTGATGGCAAAAAAGACCAAAGATATTCTATTCTCAATTTATATCGTACATGTCTTCATTGCATTCCTGACCTTCTTTTTAGCATATGCGTTTTTCCTGGTGCTCGGATATGGTCACGAGATCTTTTATTCCACAATGTGTGCATTGTTTGCCCTGATCCCTGTCTTAGGTCCTTTGATGGTGATCATCTTTGTCGGCATCTATGCCCTGTGTCTCGGGGATATCCGGGGTGTTATTTTGATCGCGACGCTTGGTTATTTCTTGACCTGTGTCCTGACCGATCTGATCATTCGCCCGAAACTCACCGGGAAACGGGTGAAGATCAGACCGATGCTTATGTTTGTCGGATTTTTTGGCGGAGCTATGGCTATGGGACTATTGGGTTTCGTTCTGGGTCCGGTCCTTTTGATCCTTGGAATAACTGCGTATGAAATCTTCATCAAAGAGGCAAGAAAGAAAAAAGCTGAAGAGTTGACATATGAAAAAATCCAAGTTTGA
- a CDS encoding uL15m family ribosomal protein: MPVNKRSKFRGTRTCGGGTHKNRRGAGNRGGRGAAGWRDHNFTHWYLLGKTEGKHGFVSKISVTYEVLDIGDIDQMIPDLVARGIATQDGDIITLDAAQIGVEKILGGGKVTHKLALTAEGFSVRAVAKIEELGGTIQTSE, encoded by the coding sequence ATGCCAGTAAACAAGCGTTCAAAGTTCCGGGGGACCCGCACCTGTGGTGGAGGTACCCACAAAAACCGCCGTGGTGCAGGTAACCGTGGAGGTCGTGGAGCAGCCGGATGGCGTGACCACAACTTTACCCACTGGTATCTTCTCGGAAAGACCGAGGGAAAACACGGATTTGTCAGTAAGATATCTGTAACATATGAGGTTCTTGATATTGGTGACATCGATCAGATGATTCCTGATCTTGTTGCCCGTGGAATTGCAACCCAAGATGGAGATATTATTACTCTTGATGCCGCACAGATCGGTGTGGAGAAAATCCTCGGTGGAGGCAAGGTCACTCATAAACTTGCACTCACCGCAGAGGGCTTCTCCGTCCGTGCTGTTGCTAAAATCGAGGAACTGGGTGGCACCATCCAGACCTCAGAATAA
- a CDS encoding thymidylate synthase, whose translation MKLLRAPDLARAHELVIRYILEKGTLLTTENGEETVETDEVCLCIDTPLASPMVSPCSRFKEAFLDEYARNLIEGSDSVFEYDYHGRLFDWGCGLSLNGEIHQDQIQYIIDKLQERPVSRRAVAITWCPPVDEKLVDCPCLQLVQCVVREGKLNMKIVFRSNDMLSAAGSNMFALAKLQEYMAEKIGVGVGTYTHISLVPHVYYKRDAADIPPFCGKGAHFTPRVEVCRVCGVCPKSKR comes from the coding sequence ATGAAACTACTTCGTGCACCGGATCTTGCACGGGCACATGAACTTGTTATCCGCTATATTCTGGAAAAGGGTACATTGCTGACAACTGAGAATGGAGAGGAAACGGTCGAAACGGACGAGGTATGTCTGTGTATTGACACACCTCTTGCCTCGCCGATGGTCTCACCATGTTCTAGATTTAAGGAAGCTTTTCTGGATGAATATGCCCGAAATCTGATTGAAGGTTCGGATTCGGTGTTTGAATATGATTATCACGGACGACTTTTTGACTGGGGGTGTGGACTCTCGCTGAACGGCGAGATCCATCAGGATCAGATCCAGTATATCATCGATAAATTACAAGAACGTCCTGTCTCCCGTCGCGCCGTCGCGATTACCTGGTGTCCGCCTGTCGATGAAAAACTGGTCGATTGTCCCTGCCTTCAGCTGGTCCAGTGTGTGGTCAGAGAAGGAAAACTGAATATGAAGATCGTTTTCCGAAGTAATGACATGCTCTCGGCAGCCGGGTCAAACATGTTTGCGCTTGCAAAACTTCAGGAATATATGGCAGAAAAAATCGGCGTGGGGGTCGGGACATACACGCACATATCGCTCGTACCTCATGTCTATTACAAGAGAGATGCGGCCGATATTCCGCCGTTCTGTGGAAAAGGGGCACACTTCACCCCGCGCGTTGAGGTATGCCGTGTCTGCGGCGTTTGCCCGAAATCAAAACGGTAA
- a CDS encoding rubrerythrin family protein, which produces MNTDDCILSAFSGESRVNRKYNSFAKIAADEGYDHVANLFRATSAAEEVHSHRLLSIGGYLGNTAANIEAGIIAELRASTESYPKFVTIAEKEDRQEAVVTFTYAMKAEAAHAELYKKALEAVKAGKDFEVKTIYLCPVCGNVVINKTPERCPICGIPGESFRVVE; this is translated from the coding sequence ATGAACACAGATGACTGTATTCTCAGTGCGTTTTCCGGTGAATCCAGGGTAAACCGCAAATATAACTCCTTTGCTAAAATAGCGGCCGACGAAGGATATGATCACGTTGCAAACCTCTTCCGTGCAACCTCAGCGGCGGAAGAGGTCCACTCACACCGTCTTCTCAGTATCGGAGGATACCTCGGAAACACAGCCGCAAATATTGAGGCCGGCATCATAGCTGAACTCCGTGCGAGCACTGAGAGTTATCCCAAGTTTGTCACGATTGCAGAAAAAGAGGATAGACAGGAAGCAGTTGTCACGTTCACGTATGCTATGAAAGCCGAAGCTGCACACGCAGAACTTTATAAAAAGGCGCTTGAAGCGGTCAAAGCAGGCAAGGACTTCGAGGTAAAAACCATCTACCTCTGCCCGGTCTGCGGAAATGTTGTGATCAATAAGACCCCTGAACGCTGCCCGATCTGCGGAATTCCTGGCGAATCATTCAGGGTAGTTGAGTAA
- the secY gene encoding preprotein translocase subunit SecY — MGELLDRMEPLLARMPAVKPPEGHVHFKNKLMWTAAVLLLYFILTNIPVFGLSATSIDVFQYYRALLAGAQGTILHLGIGPIVTASIVLQLLRGADLIKINTSDQRGQVLYMGLQKVLIFVMIIIEALPNVLGGWMTADSTVSAFFGGNAGFVMMLIFLQICIGGVLVMFMDEVVSKWGIGSGVGLFIVAGVAQGLVNGFFNWEATTDQFAVGFFPRLFQVIADGSNFIEYFGLQLLALVTTVGLFFVIVYVESTRIEIPLAHANVRGARSRFPVKLVYASVLPMILVRVLQANVQMIGMFLSSIGFTALGEFNGSTPMNGLMWYLAPINQPQDWMWWLSSFTGTGHAVWEVILRVGIDCTVMILGGALFAIFWVKTAGLDSKHVARQIQNSGMQIPGYRRSPAVLERYLDRYIPRVTVIGGVFIGLLSVLANMLGIIGFVGGTGLLLTVSIIYRLYEQVANEQMMEMYPFMRGFFDKE; from the coding sequence ATGGGAGAACTGTTGGATCGAATGGAACCCCTGCTGGCCCGAATGCCGGCAGTCAAGCCACCGGAAGGTCATGTCCACTTCAAAAATAAGCTGATGTGGACAGCTGCGGTGTTGCTGCTGTACTTTATTTTAACGAACATTCCGGTGTTTGGTCTTTCCGCCACATCAATTGATGTTTTTCAGTATTATCGTGCCCTTTTAGCTGGTGCACAAGGTACTATCCTGCATCTTGGTATCGGACCGATCGTCACCGCATCAATCGTTTTGCAGTTACTCCGTGGTGCTGATCTGATCAAAATCAACACATCAGATCAGCGTGGTCAGGTCCTCTACATGGGTCTGCAGAAAGTCCTTATCTTTGTCATGATCATCATTGAAGCTCTGCCGAATGTGCTGGGTGGATGGATGACTGCTGATTCGACCGTTTCAGCATTTTTCGGCGGAAACGCCGGTTTTGTCATGATGCTGATTTTCCTGCAGATCTGTATTGGTGGTGTCCTTGTCATGTTTATGGATGAGGTCGTCTCCAAATGGGGTATCGGATCCGGTGTGGGTCTTTTTATCGTCGCAGGAGTCGCCCAGGGTCTTGTTAACGGATTCTTCAACTGGGAAGCAACAACCGATCAGTTCGCTGTCGGATTCTTCCCTAGACTGTTCCAGGTCATTGCCGATGGTTCAAACTTTATCGAATACTTTGGTCTTCAGCTCCTGGCTCTCGTAACAACCGTAGGATTGTTCTTCGTTATTGTATATGTTGAATCAACCCGTATTGAGATCCCCCTCGCACATGCGAATGTCCGTGGTGCCAGATCAAGATTCCCGGTAAAGCTTGTCTATGCAAGTGTTCTGCCAATGATTCTTGTTCGTGTGCTTCAGGCAAACGTCCAGATGATTGGTATGTTCCTCTCGAGTATTGGATTTACTGCACTTGGTGAGTTCAACGGCTCAACGCCGATGAACGGTCTGATGTGGTACCTTGCTCCGATTAACCAGCCTCAGGACTGGATGTGGTGGCTCTCCTCATTCACAGGAACCGGTCATGCCGTATGGGAAGTTATTCTCCGTGTAGGTATTGACTGTACTGTAATGATTCTTGGAGGTGCTCTCTTCGCAATCTTCTGGGTCAAGACAGCAGGTCTTGACTCAAAGCATGTTGCCCGGCAGATTCAGAACTCTGGTATGCAGATCCCCGGCTACCGGAGATCTCCCGCCGTTCTTGAACGTTACCTCGACAGATACATTCCCCGTGTAACTGTTATTGGAGGAGTGTTCATTGGTCTTCTGTCTGTCCTTGCAAACATGCTTGGTATCATCGGTTTTGTTGGCGGAACCGGTCTGTTACTGACGGTCTCGATCATTTACCGTCTGTATGAACAGGTTGCTAACGAGCAGATGATGGAGATGTATCCGTTTATGCGGGGCTTCTTCGACAAAGAATAA
- a CDS encoding 50S ribosomal protein L30: protein MYAVVQVRGVVNTRRDIKETLKMLRLHHINHCVLVPETPEYLGMIRKAKDFIAFGEVDAATLATILTTRGRLTANKPLTEEYVKSATSYGSIEEFAAALVNGEIRMKDVPELKPVLRMHPPRKGYKTTKRTYNQGGALGYYGTAINDLLIKMR, encoded by the coding sequence ATGTATGCTGTCGTTCAGGTTCGCGGTGTGGTTAATACCCGCCGTGACATTAAGGAAACCCTCAAGATGCTCCGTCTTCACCACATCAACCACTGTGTTCTTGTGCCTGAGACCCCCGAGTACCTCGGAATGATCCGTAAAGCAAAGGACTTCATCGCATTCGGTGAAGTTGACGCTGCCACATTGGCGACTATCCTCACCACTCGTGGAAGACTTACCGCCAACAAACCACTCACTGAAGAGTACGTGAAATCTGCAACCTCCTATGGAAGTATTGAAGAATTTGCAGCTGCTCTTGTCAACGGTGAGATCCGTATGAAAGATGTCCCCGAACTCAAGCCGGTGCTTCGTATGCACCCGCCAAGAAAGGGATACAAGACCACGAAACGCACGTATAACCAGGGCGGTGCCCTTGGCTATTACGGTACGGCGATCAATGATCTTCTGATCAAAATGAGGTAA
- the cmk gene encoding (d)CMP kinase, protein MRITISGSPGSGTTTLGRSISEKYSYRYVSAGEVFRGLAKERNMDLAAFGKIAENDPAIDLEIDARQKEIGESSDDIILEGRLAGWMVENADLKILLYASPECRSIRIAAREGLTEEQAFEMTVEREASEAGRYMEYYEIDILDFSPYDLILNSETFSADELFSIVNGVVSLLLKRD, encoded by the coding sequence GTGAGGATCACGATCAGCGGGTCGCCTGGTTCAGGCACGACAACTCTTGGTCGTTCAATTTCTGAGAAGTATTCATACAGATATGTATCGGCGGGGGAGGTGTTCCGCGGCCTTGCAAAGGAACGGAATATGGATCTCGCAGCATTTGGTAAAATTGCCGAAAATGATCCGGCAATTGATCTGGAGATCGACGCCCGTCAAAAGGAGATCGGCGAGTCATCGGATGATATAATCCTCGAAGGCCGGCTTGCAGGCTGGATGGTTGAGAATGCTGATCTGAAGATTCTCTTGTATGCATCTCCTGAGTGCCGTTCGATCCGTATCGCTGCACGTGAGGGTCTTACCGAAGAGCAGGCGTTTGAGATGACGGTCGAGCGTGAAGCGTCCGAGGCCGGTCGGTATATGGAGTATTACGAGATCGATATTCTCGATTTCTCTCCGTATGATCTGATACTTAATTCTGAAACATTTAGCGCGGATGAGTTATTTTCTATCGTTAACGGTGTTGTCTCTTTGCTCCTGAAACGCGATTAA
- a CDS encoding pentapeptide repeat-containing protein produces the protein MKKSKFDPEQYSLLWECSKAKNFTRWNEWYAAHLKETMYLRSSDAYGAHLEGGDLAYWFLEGADLRFANLQKADLSYSYLKSADLSNANLAGANLWRAYLSRAALDGANPDAAVYDGAGKIKCDPAQVARLKSGVSCWNEWYENEISNKPDDTRVYGAYLEEASLMGLDLSGVNLSYAHLEGADLRHVNLSGADLSHAHLEGADMWKADLTGADLRFAELGGANMAGAKKVNALF, from the coding sequence ATGAAAAAATCCAAGTTTGATCCTGAGCAGTATTCCCTCCTTTGGGAGTGCTCAAAGGCGAAGAATTTCACCCGCTGGAACGAGTGGTATGCTGCCCATCTGAAAGAGACCATGTATCTGAGAAGTTCGGATGCATACGGTGCTCATCTTGAGGGCGGAGACCTTGCCTACTGGTTTTTGGAGGGTGCAGATCTCAGATTTGCCAATCTGCAGAAGGCTGATCTCTCTTATTCTTATCTGAAGTCAGCTGATCTTTCAAACGCGAATCTGGCAGGTGCGAATCTCTGGCGGGCCTATTTATCCCGTGCTGCCCTTGACGGTGCCAATCCGGATGCTGCCGTATATGACGGGGCGGGTAAAATAAAGTGTGATCCTGCTCAGGTTGCCCGCCTCAAATCAGGGGTTTCCTGCTGGAATGAGTGGTATGAAAACGAGATATCTAATAAACCCGATGATACCAGGGTCTATGGTGCGTATCTGGAAGAAGCTTCGTTAATGGGTCTGGATTTGTCGGGAGTAAATCTTTCCTATGCTCATTTGGAAGGTGCCGATCTCAGGCATGTAAATCTATCGGGAGCTGATCTTTCCCACGCCCATCTGGAAGGTGCCGATATGTGGAAGGCCGATCTTACCGGCGCTGATCTCCGTTTTGCTGAGCTTGGAGGCGCAAATATGGCTGGTGCCAAAAAAGTAAATGCCCTCTTTTAA
- a CDS encoding DUF4013 domain-containing protein, whose translation MGFSENIQNSMEYANHAFKSFGSWFVLILLYAVMFAGTVMLILGTIFMLATLLAVMTPAFSSAVDSAMMTGSMMTDPAFAILTSVSIVLFILGTIVTILAGIFIYGFMMRVYRGGELSLNNWGKMFVEGILAMIILFIYMIPYIVISTLVALGPMDNMAYLIIVGMIIPIIILIISIMVGMMGVIKFAKEEKFGAAFHVKELFSLIANIGWLRYLGYWILLGLIVSVAELVLLCIPFAGCILLVAAMPFIMIVTARFFANLYDSALPAVTE comes from the coding sequence ATGGGTTTTAGTGAAAACATCCAGAACTCAATGGAGTATGCAAATCACGCATTCAAATCCTTTGGAAGCTGGTTTGTTCTGATCCTCCTGTATGCAGTAATGTTTGCAGGCACAGTTATGCTGATCCTTGGAACGATCTTTATGCTCGCGACGCTTCTCGCCGTCATGACTCCTGCTTTTTCATCGGCGGTCGATTCTGCTATGATGACGGGTTCGATGATGACCGATCCGGCTTTTGCTATCCTTACTTCGGTTTCGATCGTCTTGTTCATTCTCGGGACCATTGTGACGATACTTGCGGGCATCTTCATCTATGGATTCATGATGAGAGTTTACCGTGGAGGGGAGCTTTCACTGAACAACTGGGGTAAGATGTTTGTTGAGGGTATCCTTGCAATGATCATCCTCTTCATCTACATGATCCCCTACATCGTCATCTCCACCCTTGTGGCCCTCGGTCCGATGGACAACATGGCCTATCTGATCATTGTCGGCATGATCATACCGATCATTATTCTGATCATCTCAATTATGGTCGGCATGATGGGTGTTATCAAATTCGCAAAGGAAGAGAAGTTCGGTGCTGCATTCCACGTAAAGGAACTCTTCAGCCTCATTGCGAATATCGGATGGCTCAGATATCTCGGATACTGGATCCTTCTCGGTCTTATAGTCAGCGTCGCAGAACTCGTTCTTCTGTGTATCCCGTTCGCCGGCTGTATTTTACTTGTTGCAGCCATGCCCTTCATTATGATCGTCACTGCCCGGTTCTTTGCCAATCTCTATGATTCGGCTCTCCCGGCAGTTACGGAATAA
- a CDS encoding 30S ribosomal protein S5, producing the protein MAYEQEVWVPVTGLGKKVMAGEFASFDEILASGQPIKEAGIVDAMLPDLVDEVLCIDMMQRMTDSGRRIKFRAVVVIGNKNGYVGFGQGRDVQVGTAIKKAITNAKLNMVKVRRGCGSWECGCGMKHSVPMQVTGKAGSVTVTLKPAPKGIGLVTGDVGKKVLTLAGIQDVWVYTSGNTRTTLNYAKATFNALRESNLIRIGGRK; encoded by the coding sequence ATGGCTTACGAGCAGGAAGTATGGGTCCCTGTAACCGGTCTTGGCAAAAAAGTCATGGCAGGCGAATTTGCAAGCTTCGATGAGATCCTTGCAAGCGGACAGCCCATCAAAGAGGCAGGCATTGTTGACGCAATGCTTCCCGATCTTGTTGACGAAGTCCTCTGTATCGACATGATGCAGCGTATGACTGACTCCGGACGTCGTATTAAGTTCAGAGCTGTGGTCGTCATCGGCAACAAGAATGGTTACGTCGGTTTTGGTCAGGGCAGAGATGTCCAGGTCGGAACTGCAATCAAGAAAGCAATCACAAATGCAAAACTGAACATGGTCAAAGTCCGCCGTGGATGCGGTTCATGGGAATGCGGCTGCGGTATGAAACACTCTGTACCAATGCAGGTCACCGGTAAAGCCGGCTCCGTCACCGTTACTCTCAAACCCGCTCCGAAAGGAATCGGTCTTGTGACTGGTGATGTTGGTAAGAAAGTACTTACCCTTGCAGGAATCCAGGATGTCTGGGTTTACACTAGTGGAAACACCAGAACTACCCTGAACTATGCAAAGGCAACCTTCAATGCACTTCGTGAATCGAATCTGATTCGTATCGGAGGGCGCAAATAA
- a CDS encoding rubrerythrin family protein has product MNTQDCIDGAFAGESQANRKYKSFSEAAADEGYDHVAKLFRATSAAEEIHARRLLRVGGHIGSTVANLEAGRDGELHETNEMYPEFISIAEKEGRQDAVITFTHAMKAEAVHADLYKKALEAVKAGKDFNVKTVYLCPVCGNVEINKTSERCPICGIPGESFKVVE; this is encoded by the coding sequence ATGAACACTCAGGATTGTATCGATGGAGCATTTGCCGGAGAATCACAGGCAAACCGTAAGTATAAGTCCTTTTCCGAAGCAGCAGCCGACGAAGGATACGACCATGTAGCAAAACTATTCCGTGCAACGTCTGCGGCTGAAGAGATCCACGCACGCCGGCTTCTCCGTGTCGGCGGCCACATCGGAAGCACGGTTGCCAACCTTGAAGCAGGCCGTGATGGCGAACTTCACGAGACCAATGAGATGTATCCGGAGTTTATTTCCATTGCAGAAAAGGAAGGAAGACAGGATGCAGTTATCACGTTTACTCACGCCATGAAAGCCGAGGCCGTGCACGCAGACCTCTACAAAAAAGCACTTGAGGCAGTAAAAGCAGGCAAAGACTTCAATGTAAAAACCGTCTACCTCTGCCCTGTCTGCGGAAATGTTGAGATCAACAAGACCTCGGAGCGCTGCCCGATCTGCGGCATTCCTGGCGAATCATTCAAAGTGGTCGAGTAA
- a CDS encoding DUF1614 domain-containing protein gives MSRLIFSPISIWVLFALILLVVIGLPLLFFGLIGAALGNLGFGFWMIVLLIIAIVVGSFINIPLGTLKPKDQKPKDEPTPRKPAGQYAPSMYDKMYRTDRFEPEPYTTSSEKHGTRISINVGGAVIPILISIYIIFMGAFGNISHDPWYLIKMVAALAITTICVYLAAKPVRGIGIATPFFVGPVVTLAAALILGGGFGLPAAGIAFVAGTLGTLIGADLLHLKDVPGKETSMLSIGGAGTFDGIFLTGIITALIASF, from the coding sequence GTGTCAAGACTTATCTTCAGCCCAATTTCGATCTGGGTCCTTTTTGCCCTGATCCTCCTTGTCGTAATTGGCCTCCCTTTGTTGTTCTTCGGACTCATCGGAGCTGCTCTTGGAAATCTGGGATTCGGATTCTGGATGATTGTCCTTTTGATCATCGCAATCGTTGTCGGGAGTTTTATTAATATTCCTCTTGGAACTCTGAAGCCAAAAGATCAGAAACCAAAAGATGAGCCGACCCCAAGAAAACCGGCCGGACAGTATGCTCCCTCCATGTATGATAAGATGTACCGCACGGACCGGTTCGAACCTGAACCCTATACCACCAGTTCAGAAAAGCATGGGACACGGATCTCAATAAATGTCGGGGGTGCAGTGATACCGATCCTCATCTCAATCTATATCATATTCATGGGAGCATTTGGCAATATTTCGCATGATCCCTGGTATCTCATAAAGATGGTTGCAGCTCTCGCAATCACGACGATATGTGTTTATCTCGCTGCAAAACCGGTGAGGGGAATTGGCATTGCCACACCGTTCTTTGTCGGCCCGGTCGTAACGCTCGCGGCGGCTTTGATTTTGGGTGGAGGGTTCGGCCTTCCAGCAGCGGGTATCGCCTTTGTGGCGGGAACGCTCGGGACTCTGATAGGAGCAGATCTCCTGCATCTTAAGGATGTTCCCGGGAAGGAAACATCGATGCTGTCCATTGGCGGCGCAGGAACCTTTGACGGGATCTTCCTTACAGGAATCATTACCGCATTGATCGCTTCGTTCTAG
- a CDS encoding adenylate kinase: MSGKKVIITGVPGVGKTTVINAAFDKITAEGVKYQNLNFGSFMFEVAQAEGLATDRDQMRKLNRVSQKSLQKIAAEKIAAIEGNVIIDTHASVKTPNGYLAGLPSWVVSAIMPDVIVLVETDNDQILIRRLSDETRVRDMEGSKSIAEHQEMNRAFAASYSMLTGCTVKIITNADFLLDKAVDELVATLR; this comes from the coding sequence ATGTCAGGCAAAAAAGTAATCATCACCGGTGTTCCCGGCGTTGGAAAAACCACCGTCATTAACGCCGCATTTGACAAAATCACCGCTGAAGGTGTCAAATACCAGAATCTCAACTTCGGCAGTTTCATGTTCGAAGTTGCTCAGGCCGAAGGTCTGGCCACTGACCGCGACCAGATGAGAAAGCTCAACCGTGTTTCCCAGAAAAGTCTTCAGAAGATTGCTGCAGAAAAGATCGCTGCGATCGAAGGCAACGTGATCATTGATACACACGCATCGGTCAAGACTCCGAATGGATATCTTGCCGGTCTTCCATCATGGGTCGTATCTGCAATCATGCCGGATGTGATCGTTCTTGTTGAGACCGATAATGATCAGATCCTTATTCGAAGACTCTCTGACGAAACGCGTGTCCGTGATATGGAAGGGTCGAAATCTATCGCTGAGCACCAGGAAATGAACCGTGCATTCGCCGCTTCATACTCCATGCTTACTGGATGTACCGTTAAGATCATCACCAATGCAGATTTCCTTTTAGACAAGGCTGTCGATGAACTTGTAGCAACGCTGAGGTAA
- a CDS encoding RadC family protein: MSLKNTADIDKPREKLIAKGPASLELDELVAAIIGRGIPGCDAIQIGKKVGKILMSKTYETEVSNLCEVNGMGEAKACQIIAALELARRFPPPIHRLTVIHKAEDVLPFVHQYRYDTQENVVAVTLSGAHEVLKVRLITKGLLNESQIHPREVFAGAILDRAAAMILIHNHPSGNLHPSKQDLKITKDMQAAGELLGIKLLDHLIIGPKDGFWSIMDEE, translated from the coding sequence ATGAGTCTGAAGAATACCGCTGATATCGATAAACCTCGGGAAAAACTGATTGCCAAGGGCCCTGCAAGTCTGGAACTTGATGAACTGGTGGCGGCAATCATCGGGAGAGGGATCCCCGGATGTGATGCGATCCAAATCGGCAAGAAGGTCGGAAAGATTTTGATGTCCAAGACCTACGAAACAGAGGTCTCCAATCTCTGTGAGGTGAACGGGATGGGAGAGGCAAAGGCGTGCCAGATCATAGCAGCACTGGAACTCGCCCGGCGGTTTCCTCCGCCGATTCACCGGCTTACAGTCATTCACAAAGCAGAAGATGTACTGCCGTTTGTTCATCAATACAGATACGACACACAGGAGAATGTTGTCGCGGTGACTTTGTCCGGAGCTCATGAGGTGCTGAAGGTCAGACTTATCACGAAAGGGCTGCTGAATGAATCACAAATCCATCCGCGGGAGGTGTTTGCCGGCGCGATCTTGGACAGGGCAGCGGCAATGATCCTGATTCACAACCATCCATCCGGAAATCTTCATCCAAGCAAGCAGGACCTGAAGATAACAAAGGACATGCAAGCTGCCGGCGAACTGCTCGGAATCAAACTGCTGGATCATCTGATCATCGGACCAAAAGACGGATTCTGGAGCATTATGGACGAGGAATAA